The following coding sequences lie in one Metopolophium dirhodum isolate CAU chromosome 5, ASM1992520v1, whole genome shotgun sequence genomic window:
- the LOC132944966 gene encoding SNW domain-containing protein 1-like has product MSLFSVLPAPTQFLQDLEEDDETNETLAEKTNTFEVYAVKIPPYGNRTGWVPRTVEDFGDGGAFPEIQVAQYPLNMGKENKESVSNALALQLTSDGKVKYDVIARQGQRKDKVIYSKLSDMLPSEVVNEDDPSLQKPDSEEVADITEKTRAALEKLTNSKVSAALPVRAADKPAPVQWFRYTPTEQGQEYNSGSKQRVVRLVEAQKDPMEPPKFKINKKIPRGPPSPPAPLMHSPTRKTSVKEQKEWKIPPCISNWKNAKGYTIPLDKRLAADGRGLQQNHINEKFAKLAEALYIADRKAREAVEMRAQLEKKMAQKEKEKKEEHLRAMAQKAREERAGIRLPGSAKNDESRERDQLRLERQKDRARDRNLARNADSRKNKVLRDRDISEQIALGLPAITRKTGDTQYDQRLLNTTAGMDTGFGDDEEYNVYDKPWRGNSNLAQHIYRPSANIDKEVYGDDLETIAKTNRFVPNKEFSGTDRDPKASGRSGPVQFEKHQQEEDPFGLDQFLTQAKHASKRSQPQQQDRDKRRRKD; this is encoded by the exons ATGTCACTATTTAG CGTGTTGCCAGCACCTACACAATTCCTTCAGGACTTGGAAGAAGATGACGAAACCAACGAAACACTTGCTGAGAAAACCAATACCTTTGAAGTATACGCTGTTAAAATCCCTCCATACGGGAACAGAACTGGATGGGTTCCGAGGACTGTTGaa GATTTTGGAGATGGTGGTGCTTTTCCAGAAATCCAAGTTGCGCAATATCCATTGAATATGGGAAAAGAAAATAAAGAATCTGTTTCAAATGCTCTTGCACTGCAGTTAACTTCTGATGGTAAAGTTAAATATGATGTGATTGCTCGCCAAGGTCAGAGAAAAGATAAAGTGATTTATTCAAAACTATCTGACATGCTTCCATCTGAGGTGGTCAATGAAGATGATCCTTCCTTGCAAAAGCCTGATTCAGAAGAAGTTGCAGACATTACTGAAAAAACAAGAGCAGCACTGGAAAAGTTGACTAATTCTAAAGTTTCAGCTGCATTACCAGTACGAGCGGCCGATAAACCT GCTCCGGTACAATGGTTCCGGTACACTCCTACCGAACAAGGGCAAGAATATAATTCCGGTTCGAAACAACGTGTTGTAAGATTGGTGGAGGCTCAAAAAGATCCAATGGAACcacctaaatttaaaataaacaaaaaaattcccAGAGGTCCTCCATCGCCCCCTGCACCATTAATGCATTCACCAACCAGGAAGACATCTGTCAAGGAACAGAAAGAATGGAAAATTCCACCGTGTATATCCAATTGGAAGAATGCTAAAGGTTACACGATTCCATTAGATAAGAGATTAGCTGCTGATGGTCGGGGTTTACAACAAAaccatataaatgaaaaatttgcCAAGCTGGCCGAGGCTTTATACATAGCAGATCGTAAAGCCAGAGAAGCTGTTGAAATGAGAGCTCAGTTAGAAAAGAAAATGGCACAAAAAGAAAAGGAAAAGAAAGAGGAACATCTTAGAGCAATGGCTCAAAAAGCCAGAGAAGAAAGAGCAGGTATTCGGCTTCCTGGATCCGCAAAGAATGACGAATCTCGCGAACGTGATCAATTACGTCTGGAACGTCAAAAAGACAGAGCTCGTGATCGTAACCTTGCTAGAAATGCTGACAGCCGTAAAAACAAAGTATTGCGAGATCGAGACATCAGTGAACAAATTGCTCTTGGTCTCCCAGCGATCACTAGAAAAACTGGAGATACTCAGTACGATCAACGTTTGCTTAATACAACAGCTGGTATGGATACCGGATTTGGTGATGATGAAGAATATAATGTGTATGATAAACCTTGGCGCGGAAACAGCAATTTGGCTCAACATATTTATCGTCCATCTGCTAATATTGATAAGGAAGTATATGGAGATGATTTAGAAACAATTGCTAAGACAAATAG atttGTGCCGAACAAAGAATTTAGCGGAACAGATCGTGATCCTAAAGCTAGTGGTCGGTCTGGTCCAGTTCAGTTTGAAAAACATCAACAAGAAGAGGATCCATTTGGTTTGGATCAGTTCTTGACTCAAGCTAAGCATGCATCTAAGAGGTCTCAACCACAACAACAAGATCGTGATAAACGTCGTAGAAAAGATTAA
- the LOC132944964 gene encoding ring canal kelch homolog isoform X2 — MEDTAVQNCSLGSIPKQVAILDSTYCEYATFENCSHINGVFKGLQSLRENKVFCDIELETDDGTIVFGHKNVLVSASPYFHAMFTRFEESTKDHVVIKEIDSTILKLLVDFIYNGKITVTLENVQLHYVEGVCCEFLQTQLQPSNCLGIKSFAELHSCMELLSSSEAYIKKNFLEIVKCDEFLFLPFEEVIKLISCEDLNVSFEEKVFECVINWVKYELNCRKDILPKLMEQVRLPLVSKKYILKEVLKEPLLNESSKCKDYVIEALNFHLIKTEPLCNIPENFRCKPRPGALQKVVLAFFCSYNDKEDYKEVWLDPSTNKWHFAPKMNTCCVNAKSEVIVVKDNFLFSFVSTNFVSMMYMLDLSVQFPLWILNIPMLLNRKDFGIGIIDNCIFVVGGAVPDVSTETYNKVEVYDVSIHEWKKVSSMTTKRKMIGVGVLSNFLYVVGGCDGSVIFNSVECYDPSLDTWSNIAEMSQRRYGAGVCVLNGVMYVVGGNDGSVDLKSAEIYSPCDGVWYTISDIHHSRNRPVVIAFNGLIYAMGGVKRSTTFYQSIEIYNPNTDTWVFMELDTNMPDYIIYAGVVIDRPPHFKTH; from the exons ATGGAAGACACTGCTGTACAGAATTGTTCGCTTGGAAGTATACCAAAGCAAGTAGCAATACTGGATAGTACATATTGTGAATATGCAACATTTGAAAATTGCTCTCACATAAATGGAGTATTTAAAGGTCTGCAATCATTACGCGA aaataaagtTTTTTGTGATATTGAATTAGAAACTGACGATGGTACTATAGTATTTGGACACAAAAATGTCTTAGTATCAGCTTCTCCGTATTTCCATGCAATGTTCACTAGGTTTGAAGAAAGCACCAAAGATCATGTTGTTATAAAAGAAATAGAttctacaattttaaaacttttagtagattttatttataatggaaaaaTTACGGTCACCCTAGAAAATGTAcag TTACACTATGTAGAAGGCGTGTGCTGTGAGTTTTTACAAACACAACTACAGCCTTCAAATTGTCTTGGCATCAAATCATTTGCTGAATTGCACAGCTGTATGGAACTGTTATCAAGTTCTGAAgcgtatattaaaaaaaatttcct AGAAATTGTTAAATGTgatgagtttttatttttaccttttgAAGAAGTAATAAAGCTTATCTCCTGTGAGGATCTTAATGTTtcatttgaagaaaaa GTATTTGAATGTGTGATTAATTgggtaaaatatgaattaaattgtAGAAAAGATATTTTGCCTAAATTAATGGAACAAGTACGTTTGCCATTGGtatcaaaaaaatacatactaaaAGAAGTACTTAAGGAACCTCTTCTCAATGAAAGTTctaaat gtaaaGATTATGTGATTGAAGCATTAAATTTTCATCTAATTAAGACAGAACCGCTTTGTAATATTCCAGAAAATTTTCGCTGTAAACCTAGACCGGGTGCATTACAAAAA gTTGTTTTAGCGTTTTTTTGTTCTTACAATGATAAAGAAGATTACAAAGAAGTTTGGCTTGACCCATCAACCAACAAATGGCACTTTGCACCAAAAATGAATACATGCTGTGTTAATGCTAAAAGTGAAGTAATCGTagtaaaagataattttttgttCAGTTTTGTTTCAACCAACTTTGTGTCTATGATGTATATGCTTGATTTATCTGTACAATTTCCTTTGTGGATTCTAAACATTCCCATGTTATTAAATCGAAAAGATTTTGGAATTGgtataattgataattgtatatttgta GTTGGTGGAGCTGTGCCTGATGTTTCAACAGAAACATATAACAAAGTAGAAGTTTATGATGTAAGTATTCATGAATGGAAAAAGGTATCTAGTATGACtactaaaagaaaaatgattGGCGTTGGAGTGCTCAGCAATTTTTTATACGTG GTAGGAGGATGCGATGgttcagttatttttaatagtgtTGAATGTTATGATCCCAGTCTTGACACATGGTCAAATATTGCTGAAATGTCTCAACGTCGATATGGTGCTGGTGTATGTGTCTTGAATGGTGTTATGTATGTTGTTGGTGGTAATGATGGATCGGTAGATCTTAAAAGTGCTGAAATCTATAGCCCATGTGATGGAGTTTGGTATACTATTTCTGATATACATCACTCCCGAAATAGGCCtg ttgtaatTGCATTCAATGGTTTAATTTATGCGATGGGTGGAGTCAAAAGGTCCACAACTTTTTATCAATCTATAGAAATTTACAATCCCAACACCGATACATGGGTATTCATGGAATTAGATACCAATATGCctgattatataatttatgctgGTGTGGTCATTGATAGGCCACCTCATTTTAAGACTCATTAG
- the LOC132944964 gene encoding kelch-like protein 2 isoform X1, with translation MEDTAVQNCSLGSIPKQVAILDSTYCEYATFENCSHINGVFKGLQSLRENKVFCDIELETDDGTIVFGHKNVLVSASPYFHAMFTRFEESTKDHVVIKEIDSTILKLLVDFIYNGKITVTLENVQVLLPSANLLQLHYVEGVCCEFLQTQLQPSNCLGIKSFAELHSCMELLSSSEAYIKKNFLEIVKCDEFLFLPFEEVIKLISCEDLNVSFEEKVFECVINWVKYELNCRKDILPKLMEQVRLPLVSKKYILKEVLKEPLLNESSKCKDYVIEALNFHLIKTEPLCNIPENFRCKPRPGALQKVVLAFFCSYNDKEDYKEVWLDPSTNKWHFAPKMNTCCVNAKSEVIVVKDNFLFSFVSTNFVSMMYMLDLSVQFPLWILNIPMLLNRKDFGIGIIDNCIFVVGGAVPDVSTETYNKVEVYDVSIHEWKKVSSMTTKRKMIGVGVLSNFLYVVGGCDGSVIFNSVECYDPSLDTWSNIAEMSQRRYGAGVCVLNGVMYVVGGNDGSVDLKSAEIYSPCDGVWYTISDIHHSRNRPVVIAFNGLIYAMGGVKRSTTFYQSIEIYNPNTDTWVFMELDTNMPDYIIYAGVVIDRPPHFKTH, from the exons ATGGAAGACACTGCTGTACAGAATTGTTCGCTTGGAAGTATACCAAAGCAAGTAGCAATACTGGATAGTACATATTGTGAATATGCAACATTTGAAAATTGCTCTCACATAAATGGAGTATTTAAAGGTCTGCAATCATTACGCGA aaataaagtTTTTTGTGATATTGAATTAGAAACTGACGATGGTACTATAGTATTTGGACACAAAAATGTCTTAGTATCAGCTTCTCCGTATTTCCATGCAATGTTCACTAGGTTTGAAGAAAGCACCAAAGATCATGTTGTTATAAAAGAAATAGAttctacaattttaaaacttttagtagattttatttataatggaaaaaTTACGGTCACCCTAGAAAATGTAcag GTTTTGTTACCTTCTGCAAATCTCTTACAGTTACACTATGTAGAAGGCGTGTGCTGTGAGTTTTTACAAACACAACTACAGCCTTCAAATTGTCTTGGCATCAAATCATTTGCTGAATTGCACAGCTGTATGGAACTGTTATCAAGTTCTGAAgcgtatattaaaaaaaatttcct AGAAATTGTTAAATGTgatgagtttttatttttaccttttgAAGAAGTAATAAAGCTTATCTCCTGTGAGGATCTTAATGTTtcatttgaagaaaaa GTATTTGAATGTGTGATTAATTgggtaaaatatgaattaaattgtAGAAAAGATATTTTGCCTAAATTAATGGAACAAGTACGTTTGCCATTGGtatcaaaaaaatacatactaaaAGAAGTACTTAAGGAACCTCTTCTCAATGAAAGTTctaaat gtaaaGATTATGTGATTGAAGCATTAAATTTTCATCTAATTAAGACAGAACCGCTTTGTAATATTCCAGAAAATTTTCGCTGTAAACCTAGACCGGGTGCATTACAAAAA gTTGTTTTAGCGTTTTTTTGTTCTTACAATGATAAAGAAGATTACAAAGAAGTTTGGCTTGACCCATCAACCAACAAATGGCACTTTGCACCAAAAATGAATACATGCTGTGTTAATGCTAAAAGTGAAGTAATCGTagtaaaagataattttttgttCAGTTTTGTTTCAACCAACTTTGTGTCTATGATGTATATGCTTGATTTATCTGTACAATTTCCTTTGTGGATTCTAAACATTCCCATGTTATTAAATCGAAAAGATTTTGGAATTGgtataattgataattgtatatttgta GTTGGTGGAGCTGTGCCTGATGTTTCAACAGAAACATATAACAAAGTAGAAGTTTATGATGTAAGTATTCATGAATGGAAAAAGGTATCTAGTATGACtactaaaagaaaaatgattGGCGTTGGAGTGCTCAGCAATTTTTTATACGTG GTAGGAGGATGCGATGgttcagttatttttaatagtgtTGAATGTTATGATCCCAGTCTTGACACATGGTCAAATATTGCTGAAATGTCTCAACGTCGATATGGTGCTGGTGTATGTGTCTTGAATGGTGTTATGTATGTTGTTGGTGGTAATGATGGATCGGTAGATCTTAAAAGTGCTGAAATCTATAGCCCATGTGATGGAGTTTGGTATACTATTTCTGATATACATCACTCCCGAAATAGGCCtg ttgtaatTGCATTCAATGGTTTAATTTATGCGATGGGTGGAGTCAAAAGGTCCACAACTTTTTATCAATCTATAGAAATTTACAATCCCAACACCGATACATGGGTATTCATGGAATTAGATACCAATATGCctgattatataatttatgctgGTGTGGTCATTGATAGGCCACCTCATTTTAAGACTCATTAG
- the LOC132944968 gene encoding TBC1 domain family member whacked, which produces MKAASPFVANKMETRYVDNDEDNYSDASSSLAPNGSVVSTVPDRHGFLGGTQYLNESKHMISANKTIERERKWLNMTANWDKQMIRSFKKVQNRCRKGIPQSIRPRAWLYLTKANKLLDQKKNLYFKLCDQPGDRKWIEDIKKDLHRQFPYHEMFVDQDGTGQKELFNVLKAYTILNPVIGYCQAQAPIAAFLLMHMPAEQAFWCFVAICDDYLSDYYSPGMETLIRDGNILFALLKEREPKIYKLLKKQSIDPIMYMTEWFLCAFTRTLPWPTLLRFWDIFLFDGVKTFFKMGLIMIKISLPEKSYSDLKKRFPTMCETLEALRNPPLHMLEEERIIKKLILLEIPEDTFKYYHMQQSSLRRKTKETKKIRETDVF; this is translated from the exons ATGAAAGCGGCGAGTCCGTTTGTTGCAAACAAAATGGAAACCCGATACGTCGACAACGACGAAGACAACTACTCGGATGCCAGCTCGTCGCTGGCTCCCAACGGCTCCGTAGTGTCGACAGTGCCCGACAGACACGGCTTCCTAGGTGGTACCCAGTACCTGAATGAATC GAAACACATGATATCAGCTAACAAAACCATAGAACGTGAACGAAAATGGCTTAATATGACTGCCAATTGGGATAAACAAATGATTAGgagttttaaaaaa GTACAAAACAGATGTAGAAAAGGAATTCCACAATCAATCAGACCTAGAGCTTGGTTGTACTTGACTAAAGCAAATAAATTGTTGGACCAAAAGAAAAATCTATATTTCAAGCTGTGTGACCAGCCAGGAGATCGTAAATGGATCGAAGACATAAAAAAAGATCTGCATCGACAGTTCCCATACCATGAGATGTTTGTCGACCAAGATGGAACCGG CCAAAAAGAGTTATTCAATGTTCTCAAagcgtatacaatattaaatccTGTAATTGGATATTGTCAAGCACAAGCTCCAATTGCTGCATTTCTTCTCATGCACATGCCAGCCGAGCAAGCATTTTGGTGTTTTGTAGCAATTTGTGATGATTACCTTAGTGATTACTACAGTCCAGGAATG GAAACATTGATTAGAGATGGTAACATACTTTTTGCATTATTAAAAGAACGTGAGccaaaaatttataaactgtTG aaaaagcaAAGTATTGATCCAATTATGTATATGACTGAATGGTTTTTATGTGCTTTCACAAGAACATTGCCATGGCCCACCTTGTTGAGGTTTtgggatatatttttatttgatg gtgttaaaacatttttcaaaatgggtttaataatgatcaaaatatCGTTGCCAGAAAAATCATATTCTGATCTCAAAAAACGTTTTCCTACAATGTGTGAAACCTTAGAAGCTTTGCGAAATCCACCATTGCATATGCTCGAGGAAGAGAGAATTATCAAGAAG CTCATACTGTTAGAAATACCTGAAGACACGTTCAAATATTACCACATGCAACAATCCTCATTGAgacgaaaaacaaaagaaacaaaaaaaattcgagAAACTGATGTGTTTTGA